One window of Methanocaldococcus sp. genomic DNA carries:
- a CDS encoding 5,10-methenyltetrahydromethanopterin hydrogenase family protein, whose translation VNKKPYVAPADVVPVVADMGVLVTAIALAGILDYYSIGTRVIKAPKKMIEMQIVRSLESLGSIIEILGVPGLLKIIDPELVVNSVISMKLLEEQKDIDICLEILRRNINESLIKESEKVELKPITLVATQALVQELRTLLGEKASEGAIKRSRLRLFKEFR comes from the coding sequence GTTAATAAAAAACCTTATGTAGCTCCTGCAGATGTAGTTCCAGTAGTCGCTGATATGGGTGTGTTGGTTACTGCTATTGCATTGGCTGGTATTTTAGATTATTATAGTATAGGTACAAGAGTTATTAAAGCTCCTAAAAAAATGATTGAAATGCAAATTGTTAGGTCTTTAGAGAGTTTAGGATCAATAATTGAAATTTTAGGCGTTCCAGGATTATTAAAAATAATAGATCCAGAATTAGTTGTCAATAGTGTCATATCTATGAAGTTATTAGAAGAGCAAAAAGATATAGATATATGTTTAGAAATCCTTAGAAGAAATATTAATGAGTCATTAATAAAAGAAAGTGAAAAAGTAGAATTAAAACCTATAACCTTGGTAGCCACCCAAGCATTAGTCCAAGAATTAAGAACATTATTGGGTGAAAAGGCATCTGAGGGGGCTATAAAAAGAAGTAGATTAAGATTATTTAAAGAATTCAGATAA
- a CDS encoding roadblock/LC7 domain-containing protein — MIDRVLVELNKTEGIKGSMVVGKDGLVIASQLPGNIDAELVGAMASAAFGASERTVSEIGMGNLEQAMVEGEHGKILMIDTGEGILVVLTDAKVNLGLIRINMKRAAEKIKAMI, encoded by the coding sequence ATGATAGATAGGGTATTAGTAGAACTAAATAAGACAGAAGGAATTAAAGGTTCAATGGTAGTAGGAAAGGATGGTTTAGTCATTGCCTCACAATTGCCAGGAAATATCGATGCTGAACTTGTAGGGGCTATGGCTTCTGCGGCATTTGGGGCTTCTGAAAGAACTGTATCAGAAATAGGGATGGGTAATTTAGAGCAGGCAATGGTTGAAGGAGAGCATGGAAAAATATTGATGATTGATACAGGAGAAGGGATTTTAGTCGTTTTAACAGATGCAAAAGTTAATTTAGGTTTAATTAGAATTAACATGAAAAGAGCCGCTGAAAAGATAAAGGCAATGATTTAA